In Lepus europaeus isolate LE1 chromosome 23, mLepTim1.pri, whole genome shotgun sequence, a single genomic region encodes these proteins:
- the SH2B3 gene encoding SH2B adapter protein 3 isoform X4 — protein MNGPGLQPSSESSASPAPTASPAAAPGPRGWSDFCELHAVAAARELARQYWRFAREHPQHAPLRAELVSLQFTDLFQRYFCREVRDGARAPAPARDYRDTGRGAAGGLALPKARSSEELAPPRPPGPCSLQQLRRSLRHIFRRRSAGELPVGAAAGEAGEGAARPGLARRLLPWTLAREPPPEALKEAALRYSLADEASMDSGACWQRGRLALRRAAGPDGPDRVLELFDPPKSSKPKLQAACSSIQEVRRCTRLEMPDNLHTFVLKVKERTDIIFEVGDEQQLNSWLTELRECTGRGLGHSDSEPHVPSTLEPSTPSSPRGSTDALNQAAAPGGLLDPACQKTDHFLSCYPWFHGPISRVKAAQLVQLQGPDAHGVFLVRQSESRRGEYVLTFNFQGKAKAPAAPSCSRSPSLAGIQSWAFPTWALPAVPRGSAERVTQADPRHLSRSSTWCLRLRN, from the exons ATGAACGGGCCTGGCCTGCAGCCGTCCTCCGAGTCCTCGGCCTCCCCCGCGCCCACGGCCTCCCCGGCGGCGGCCCCGGGCCCCCGGGGCTGGAGCGACTTCTGCGAGCTGCACGCGGTGGCCGCGGCCCGGGAGCTGGCCCGCCAGTACTGGCGCTTCGCCCGCGAGCACCCGCAGCACGCGCCGCTGCGCGCCGAGCTCGTGTCGCTGCAGTTCACCGACCTCTTCCAGCGCTACTTCTGCCGCGAGGTGCGCGACGGGGCCCGCGCCCCCGCGCCGGCGCGCGACTACCGCGACACGGGCCGCGGGGCCGCCggcggcctggccctgcccaaggCCCGCAGTTCCGAGGAGCTGGCCCCGCCGCGGCCGCCCggcccctgctccctgcagcAGCTACGCCGCAGCCTCCGCCACATCTTCCGCCGCCGCTCGgccggggagctgcccgtgggcGCCGCCGCCGGGGAGGCCGGCGAGGGCGCGGCGCGGCCCGGCCTGGCCCGCAGGCTGCTGCCCTGGACCCTGGCGCGGGAGCCTCCGCCCGAGGCCCTCAAGGAGGCGGCGTTGCGGTACAGCTTGGCCGACGAGGCGTCCATGGACAGCGGCGCCTGCTGGCAGCgcgggaggctggcgctgcgccgcGCCGCGGGCCCCGACGGCCCGGACCGCGTGCTGGAGCTCTTCGACCCGCCCAAG AGCTCAAAGCCCAAACTGCAAGCAGCCTGCTCCAGCATCCAGGAGGTCCGGCGGTGCACGCGCCTGGAGATGCCCGACAACCTCCACACCTTCGTGCTCAAG gtGAAGGAACGGACAGACATCATCTTCGAGGTGGGGGACGAGCAGCAGCTGAATTCGTGGTTGACTGAGCTCCGGGAGTGTACAGGCCGAGG GCTGGGCCACAGCGATTCAGAGCCACATGTCCCCTCCACCCTGGAGCCCAGCACGCCCAGCTCCCCCAGGGGAAGCACAGATGCCCTTAACCAAG ctgctgctcctggggggcTGCTGGACCCAGCTTGCCAGAAGACGGATCATTTCCTGTCCTGCTACCCCTGGTTCCACGGCCCCATATCCAGAGTGAAGGCAGCCCAGCtggtgcagctgcagggcccgGATGCTCACGGAGTGTTCCTGGTGCGGCAGAGTGAGTCCCGGCGTGGGGAGTATGTGCTCACATTCAACTTCCAGGGCAAAGCCAAG GCTCCTGCAGCACCATCCTGTTCCCGTTCTCCCTCCCTCGCTGGGATTCAGAGCTGGGCCTTCCCCACCTGGGCCCTTCCGGctgtccccaggggctcagccgaGAGGGTCACCCAGGCCGATCCTCGCCACCTGAGCAGATCTTCCACTTGGTGCCTTCGCCTGAGGAACTAG
- the SH2B3 gene encoding SH2B adapter protein 3 isoform X1, with translation MNGPGLQPSSESSASPAPTASPAAAPGPRGWSDFCELHAVAAARELARQYWRFAREHPQHAPLRAELVSLQFTDLFQRYFCREVRDGARAPAPARDYRDTGRGAAGGLALPKARSSEELAPPRPPGPCSLQQLRRSLRHIFRRRSAGELPVGAAAGEAGEGAARPGLARRLLPWTLAREPPPEALKEAALRYSLADEASMDSGACWQRGRLALRRAAGPDGPDRVLELFDPPKSSKPKLQAACSSIQEVRRCTRLEMPDNLHTFVLKVKERTDIIFEVGDEQQLNSWLTELRECTGRGRLGHSDSEPHVPSTLEPSTPSSPRGSTDALNQAAAPGGLLDPACQKTDHFLSCYPWFHGPISRVKAAQLVQLQGPDAHGVFLVRQSESRRGEYVLTFNFQGKAKHLRLSLTERGQCRVQHLHFPSVVDMLHHFQRSPIPLECGAACDVRLSSYVVVAPQPPGSCSTILFPFSLPRWDSELGLPHLGPSGCPQGLSREGHPGRSSPPEQIFHLVPSPEELANSLRHLEPEPGSRARDSDYEMDASSRSHLRAIDNQYTAL, from the exons ATGAACGGGCCTGGCCTGCAGCCGTCCTCCGAGTCCTCGGCCTCCCCCGCGCCCACGGCCTCCCCGGCGGCGGCCCCGGGCCCCCGGGGCTGGAGCGACTTCTGCGAGCTGCACGCGGTGGCCGCGGCCCGGGAGCTGGCCCGCCAGTACTGGCGCTTCGCCCGCGAGCACCCGCAGCACGCGCCGCTGCGCGCCGAGCTCGTGTCGCTGCAGTTCACCGACCTCTTCCAGCGCTACTTCTGCCGCGAGGTGCGCGACGGGGCCCGCGCCCCCGCGCCGGCGCGCGACTACCGCGACACGGGCCGCGGGGCCGCCggcggcctggccctgcccaaggCCCGCAGTTCCGAGGAGCTGGCCCCGCCGCGGCCGCCCggcccctgctccctgcagcAGCTACGCCGCAGCCTCCGCCACATCTTCCGCCGCCGCTCGgccggggagctgcccgtgggcGCCGCCGCCGGGGAGGCCGGCGAGGGCGCGGCGCGGCCCGGCCTGGCCCGCAGGCTGCTGCCCTGGACCCTGGCGCGGGAGCCTCCGCCCGAGGCCCTCAAGGAGGCGGCGTTGCGGTACAGCTTGGCCGACGAGGCGTCCATGGACAGCGGCGCCTGCTGGCAGCgcgggaggctggcgctgcgccgcGCCGCGGGCCCCGACGGCCCGGACCGCGTGCTGGAGCTCTTCGACCCGCCCAAG AGCTCAAAGCCCAAACTGCAAGCAGCCTGCTCCAGCATCCAGGAGGTCCGGCGGTGCACGCGCCTGGAGATGCCCGACAACCTCCACACCTTCGTGCTCAAG gtGAAGGAACGGACAGACATCATCTTCGAGGTGGGGGACGAGCAGCAGCTGAATTCGTGGTTGACTGAGCTCCGGGAGTGTACAGGCCGAGG CAGGCTGGGCCACAGCGATTCAGAGCCACATGTCCCCTCCACCCTGGAGCCCAGCACGCCCAGCTCCCCCAGGGGAAGCACAGATGCCCTTAACCAAG ctgctgctcctggggggcTGCTGGACCCAGCTTGCCAGAAGACGGATCATTTCCTGTCCTGCTACCCCTGGTTCCACGGCCCCATATCCAGAGTGAAGGCAGCCCAGCtggtgcagctgcagggcccgGATGCTCACGGAGTGTTCCTGGTGCGGCAGAGTGAGTCCCGGCGTGGGGAGTATGTGCTCACATTCAACTTCCAGGGCAAAGCCAAG CACCTCCGCCTGTCGCTGACTGAGCGGGGCCAGTGCCGTGTGCAGCACCTGCACTTCCCCTCGGTCGTGGACATGCTGCACCACTTCCAGCGCTCGCCCATCCCACTCGAGTGCGGCGCCGCCTGCGACGTTCGGCTCTCCAGCTACGTGGTAGTTGCCCCCCAGCCACCAG GCTCCTGCAGCACCATCCTGTTCCCGTTCTCCCTCCCTCGCTGGGATTCAGAGCTGGGCCTTCCCCACCTGGGCCCTTCCGGctgtccccaggggctcagccgaGAGGGTCACCCAGGCCGATCCTCGCCACCTGAGCAGATCTTCCACTTGGTGCCTTCGCCTGAGGAACTAGCCAACAGCCTGCGGCACCTGGAGCCAGAGCCCGGGAGTCGAGCCAGGGACTCAGACTATGAAATGGATGCATCCTCGCGGAGCCACCTGCGGGCCATAGACAACCAGTACACAGCGCTATGA
- the SH2B3 gene encoding SH2B adapter protein 3 isoform X3, whose protein sequence is MNGPGLQPSSESSASPAPTASPAAAPGPRGWSDFCELHAVAAARELARQYWRFAREHPQHAPLRAELVSLQFTDLFQRYFCREVRDGARAPAPARDYRDTGRGAAGGLALPKARSSEELAPPRPPGPCSLQQLRRSLRHIFRRRSAGELPVGAAAGEAGEGAARPGLARRLLPWTLAREPPPEALKEAALRYSLADEASMDSGACWQRGRLALRRAAGPDGPDRVLELFDPPKSSKPKLQAACSSIQEVRRCTRLEMPDNLHTFVLKVKERTDIIFEVGDEQQLNSWLTELRECTGRGLGHSDSEPHVPSTLEPSTPSSPRGSTDALNQAAAPGGLLDPACQKTDHFLSCYPWFHGPISRVKAAQLVQLQGPDAHGVFLVRQSSCSTILFPFSLPRWDSELGLPHLGPSGCPQGLSREGHPGRSSPPEQIFHLVPSPEELANSLRHLEPEPGSRARDSDYEMDASSRSHLRAIDNQYTAL, encoded by the exons ATGAACGGGCCTGGCCTGCAGCCGTCCTCCGAGTCCTCGGCCTCCCCCGCGCCCACGGCCTCCCCGGCGGCGGCCCCGGGCCCCCGGGGCTGGAGCGACTTCTGCGAGCTGCACGCGGTGGCCGCGGCCCGGGAGCTGGCCCGCCAGTACTGGCGCTTCGCCCGCGAGCACCCGCAGCACGCGCCGCTGCGCGCCGAGCTCGTGTCGCTGCAGTTCACCGACCTCTTCCAGCGCTACTTCTGCCGCGAGGTGCGCGACGGGGCCCGCGCCCCCGCGCCGGCGCGCGACTACCGCGACACGGGCCGCGGGGCCGCCggcggcctggccctgcccaaggCCCGCAGTTCCGAGGAGCTGGCCCCGCCGCGGCCGCCCggcccctgctccctgcagcAGCTACGCCGCAGCCTCCGCCACATCTTCCGCCGCCGCTCGgccggggagctgcccgtgggcGCCGCCGCCGGGGAGGCCGGCGAGGGCGCGGCGCGGCCCGGCCTGGCCCGCAGGCTGCTGCCCTGGACCCTGGCGCGGGAGCCTCCGCCCGAGGCCCTCAAGGAGGCGGCGTTGCGGTACAGCTTGGCCGACGAGGCGTCCATGGACAGCGGCGCCTGCTGGCAGCgcgggaggctggcgctgcgccgcGCCGCGGGCCCCGACGGCCCGGACCGCGTGCTGGAGCTCTTCGACCCGCCCAAG AGCTCAAAGCCCAAACTGCAAGCAGCCTGCTCCAGCATCCAGGAGGTCCGGCGGTGCACGCGCCTGGAGATGCCCGACAACCTCCACACCTTCGTGCTCAAG gtGAAGGAACGGACAGACATCATCTTCGAGGTGGGGGACGAGCAGCAGCTGAATTCGTGGTTGACTGAGCTCCGGGAGTGTACAGGCCGAGG GCTGGGCCACAGCGATTCAGAGCCACATGTCCCCTCCACCCTGGAGCCCAGCACGCCCAGCTCCCCCAGGGGAAGCACAGATGCCCTTAACCAAG ctgctgctcctggggggcTGCTGGACCCAGCTTGCCAGAAGACGGATCATTTCCTGTCCTGCTACCCCTGGTTCCACGGCCCCATATCCAGAGTGAAGGCAGCCCAGCtggtgcagctgcagggcccgGATGCTCACGGAGTGTTCCTGGTGCGGCAGA GCTCCTGCAGCACCATCCTGTTCCCGTTCTCCCTCCCTCGCTGGGATTCAGAGCTGGGCCTTCCCCACCTGGGCCCTTCCGGctgtccccaggggctcagccgaGAGGGTCACCCAGGCCGATCCTCGCCACCTGAGCAGATCTTCCACTTGGTGCCTTCGCCTGAGGAACTAGCCAACAGCCTGCGGCACCTGGAGCCAGAGCCCGGGAGTCGAGCCAGGGACTCAGACTATGAAATGGATGCATCCTCGCGGAGCCACCTGCGGGCCATAGACAACCAGTACACAGCGCTATGA
- the SH2B3 gene encoding SH2B adapter protein 3 isoform X2 — MNGPGLQPSSESSASPAPTASPAAAPGPRGWSDFCELHAVAAARELARQYWRFAREHPQHAPLRAELVSLQFTDLFQRYFCREVRDGARAPAPARDYRDTGRGAAGGLALPKARSSEELAPPRPPGPCSLQQLRRSLRHIFRRRSAGELPVGAAAGEAGEGAARPGLARRLLPWTLAREPPPEALKEAALRYSLADEASMDSGACWQRGRLALRRAAGPDGPDRVLELFDPPKSSKPKLQAACSSIQEVRRCTRLEMPDNLHTFVLKVKERTDIIFEVGDEQQLNSWLTELRECTGRGLGHSDSEPHVPSTLEPSTPSSPRGSTDALNQAAAPGGLLDPACQKTDHFLSCYPWFHGPISRVKAAQLVQLQGPDAHGVFLVRQSESRRGEYVLTFNFQGKAKHLRLSLTERGQCRVQHLHFPSVVDMLHHFQRSPIPLECGAACDVRLSSYVVVAPQPPGSCSTILFPFSLPRWDSELGLPHLGPSGCPQGLSREGHPGRSSPPEQIFHLVPSPEELANSLRHLEPEPGSRARDSDYEMDASSRSHLRAIDNQYTAL, encoded by the exons ATGAACGGGCCTGGCCTGCAGCCGTCCTCCGAGTCCTCGGCCTCCCCCGCGCCCACGGCCTCCCCGGCGGCGGCCCCGGGCCCCCGGGGCTGGAGCGACTTCTGCGAGCTGCACGCGGTGGCCGCGGCCCGGGAGCTGGCCCGCCAGTACTGGCGCTTCGCCCGCGAGCACCCGCAGCACGCGCCGCTGCGCGCCGAGCTCGTGTCGCTGCAGTTCACCGACCTCTTCCAGCGCTACTTCTGCCGCGAGGTGCGCGACGGGGCCCGCGCCCCCGCGCCGGCGCGCGACTACCGCGACACGGGCCGCGGGGCCGCCggcggcctggccctgcccaaggCCCGCAGTTCCGAGGAGCTGGCCCCGCCGCGGCCGCCCggcccctgctccctgcagcAGCTACGCCGCAGCCTCCGCCACATCTTCCGCCGCCGCTCGgccggggagctgcccgtgggcGCCGCCGCCGGGGAGGCCGGCGAGGGCGCGGCGCGGCCCGGCCTGGCCCGCAGGCTGCTGCCCTGGACCCTGGCGCGGGAGCCTCCGCCCGAGGCCCTCAAGGAGGCGGCGTTGCGGTACAGCTTGGCCGACGAGGCGTCCATGGACAGCGGCGCCTGCTGGCAGCgcgggaggctggcgctgcgccgcGCCGCGGGCCCCGACGGCCCGGACCGCGTGCTGGAGCTCTTCGACCCGCCCAAG AGCTCAAAGCCCAAACTGCAAGCAGCCTGCTCCAGCATCCAGGAGGTCCGGCGGTGCACGCGCCTGGAGATGCCCGACAACCTCCACACCTTCGTGCTCAAG gtGAAGGAACGGACAGACATCATCTTCGAGGTGGGGGACGAGCAGCAGCTGAATTCGTGGTTGACTGAGCTCCGGGAGTGTACAGGCCGAGG GCTGGGCCACAGCGATTCAGAGCCACATGTCCCCTCCACCCTGGAGCCCAGCACGCCCAGCTCCCCCAGGGGAAGCACAGATGCCCTTAACCAAG ctgctgctcctggggggcTGCTGGACCCAGCTTGCCAGAAGACGGATCATTTCCTGTCCTGCTACCCCTGGTTCCACGGCCCCATATCCAGAGTGAAGGCAGCCCAGCtggtgcagctgcagggcccgGATGCTCACGGAGTGTTCCTGGTGCGGCAGAGTGAGTCCCGGCGTGGGGAGTATGTGCTCACATTCAACTTCCAGGGCAAAGCCAAG CACCTCCGCCTGTCGCTGACTGAGCGGGGCCAGTGCCGTGTGCAGCACCTGCACTTCCCCTCGGTCGTGGACATGCTGCACCACTTCCAGCGCTCGCCCATCCCACTCGAGTGCGGCGCCGCCTGCGACGTTCGGCTCTCCAGCTACGTGGTAGTTGCCCCCCAGCCACCAG GCTCCTGCAGCACCATCCTGTTCCCGTTCTCCCTCCCTCGCTGGGATTCAGAGCTGGGCCTTCCCCACCTGGGCCCTTCCGGctgtccccaggggctcagccgaGAGGGTCACCCAGGCCGATCCTCGCCACCTGAGCAGATCTTCCACTTGGTGCCTTCGCCTGAGGAACTAGCCAACAGCCTGCGGCACCTGGAGCCAGAGCCCGGGAGTCGAGCCAGGGACTCAGACTATGAAATGGATGCATCCTCGCGGAGCCACCTGCGGGCCATAGACAACCAGTACACAGCGCTATGA